The following are from one region of the Quercus robur chromosome 1, dhQueRobu3.1, whole genome shotgun sequence genome:
- the LOC126724273 gene encoding germin-like protein subfamily 1 member 7 — MIKGVTYLITVALLALASTLISAYDPSPLQDFCVAINNSNSTVFVNGKFCKDPAVVTADDFFFPGLNIPANTANKVGFNVTLVNVDLLPGLNTLGISFARLDFAPYGLDPPHIHPRASEILVVAEGTLLVGFVTSNPNKLFTKVLNKGDVFAFPIGLIHFQFNIGQTNAVAFAGLNSQNPGVITIANAVFGSNPPINPNVLIKAFQVDKNVVDYLQKQF, encoded by the exons atgaTTAAAGGTGTTACTTACCTTATAACTGTGGCCCTTTTGGCTTTGGCATCCACCCTTATTTCTGCCTATGACCCTAGTCCTCTGCAAGACTTTTGCGTTGCAATCAACAACTCCAATTCTACTG TGTTtgtgaatggaaaattttgcaaggaCCCAGCAGTTGTCACAGCTGATGATTTTTTCTTCCCCGGACTCAATATTCCTGCAAACACTGCAAATAAAGTTGGATTCAATGTCACCCTTGTGAATGTCGATCTATTACCAGGTTTGAACACTTTAGGCATATCTTTTGCCCGTCTTGACTTTGCACCATATGGCTTGGATCCTCCACACATTCACCCTCGTGCCTCTGAGATTCTAGTAGTTGCAGAGGGTACTCTCTTAGTTGGATTTGTCACATCCAACCCAAACAAACTTTTCACCAAAGTTTTAAACAAGGGAGACGTCTTTGCATTCCCAATTGGTCTCATTCACTTTCAGTTTAACATAGGGCAGACCAATGCTGTTGCTTTTGCCGGTCTCAATAGCCAAAATCCCGGGGTGATCACCATTGCAAACGCGGTCTTTGGATCTAATCCTCCCATCAATCCTAATGTTCTCATCAAAGCCTTCCAAGTTGACAAGAATGTAGTTGATTATCTTCAGAAACAATTCTAG